The following is a genomic window from Solanum stenotomum isolate F172 chromosome 4, ASM1918654v1, whole genome shotgun sequence.
TGTTTGAGTTTATAAAATGCTAGAATAATTAGTTAATGCTTGTATTTTTGTGTCATAGATGGATCCTAATCTTTTCCCCTTATTTTGATACATGTGATATCAACTCGAGTTCATCTCGGACTCCATCCTTCTTCCCTTTGCATTCCGAATGGGTTGTAAAGGCCCAAAACTCATTTCTCCAAGTCTATCCCCCTTCAAACTGATCGGCATAAAAAAAAGACACTGACGAGCAGGTGTACAAAGGGCtggaagttaaaaaaaaaaaaactagttgtTCGGGTGGCAAAAGCAGGCTGTGAACAGCCTGCATACAATAAATGTATACTGGTATACAGGTCCAGTGCAGCGAATCATAGACCAAAAATGCGAAAATACAGGGCTGGAGTGAAATACAGGTGTTTGGAAGcaagaaatacatgaaaatGGCTGATATACAtgccgatatacactgatatacatcagcTGTATACCAAAAACGGGAATTGTTAAACTCCAAAAACAACAACGAAATTGGCCCAAAAAAGGgcccaaattcaaatttctcCCTTACTcgctaattatttaattgtgattatttattgtttgttgtttaactctaactttataatCGTAAATCAACTTAGTTGGATCCCCCAAAAGACGAGCTATTTCTctgtgtttttttgtttctaacaaatctcattttatcaatttttgtattttcatttataatcttCAGTcaaaactttcttttttttttattagtttaaaatagtttttcataaaccaaaaatgactcaaataaaaaaccaactcattttgtttcgttaaaattctaattacttgtctataattcaaatatttcaattaatatcccattttcttaaaaaatgaaaattgctctttatttaactattttttcaaagttaatctaataatgtaaaatattattacaaatacttacttagtcattttctcaagatggttagtcaaaacttttattcttcaattaatttaaaatgattttcatgctttaatgtattaaattggttcaagttattttaaaatgaattctaattaatctagttttattaatattctaatcacttatGTTTCaagtcaaatatttcattttgaaccccttttttctaaaaataaaataaaataaaatgtgtcatttatttatttatttattattatttttttttaaaaaaagttaaccaaatattgtaagttattctTCTTATGTTAAATCacctttctaaaaaaaaaagtcaaaaaatatattttagttaagtcgcaggtcaaccgcatgttagcgggcacttcgaatgcttaaacccttctcgaagtgtagaTTGAACCTCgaaccccctttgatattttcaaatgattttttctgtttaaatctttgaaaattataagttttcttaatttctttaaaaaaaattaagtgacgactcttttctaagtattttctcaaattgttttatacttagaacatttcaaaagtgattttctAAGATTagtaaaattacggcataacagaaatgacgactctgctggggattcAATTAGGTTCTAACCATAATGACTTGACTCTCTTTGACTATTTgctaatatttgttgaattgttttaCCTCAAATGTGTcttatttgcttaaattgtgATATCAACTGTCATTGCATGCATATAATTTATTCCgtcaaatgacatttttttcttttcacttaaaGGACGATTATGCGGGCCGCAATTGTTCGTTAACCAAATTATTCTCGGGACACCCTGACGAATGTAGTTGGCTACTGGATAGTCAACGGTCGTTAACTGTCCCAGTCCAAGTAGTCCGCTTGGGTCACCAGTCCACTTCAAATAAACCCCACTCTTAGTCAAGACTAGTGTAGAGCCAAACCAAATCCCAAATTTAGCGCATTTTGAACTAAATTGACCCAATACCCAAGGCGTgtttgggcccattagaagtccaccttgtgtctatttggcctattggtcaataaaagacaatcatgcttatgtgtttaaatttgaaggatgtatacgcCATTTAGCAAACCATTGTCTCTTGGGGTTGAGTTTTAATCGTTTGTTCAAGTCGAAGGAGAATCAAATTATCATAGCATCCAAGAGCGTGGACATTCGAAGATGACAAGAAATCAAGAACATATGATATTTCCTTGGAAGCATAGAGTAGGATTGAACCCCTGTGCGGGATTGATATTTTGTATCCCATTTCCCCTATTATGTATCCCCATTTAGTTTATTcgtaaaacttgtataaatttgggttttggggcaatggaatgtttcaaatgacgtcatacatccttcaattcgatAGACCCACCTTTGACATAAAAAGGTCACAAGTTTAGGGCGCGATATCAACTGTTTCTGTGTTGCTTGATATAATTGTTTTGTGTTGTGAGGTGTCACTTTGTCTAAAACAGAATTAATCCACTCTTGTTTCTTAGAGCACTCTaagcatatattaaaatttacaaCAACAAAGTCCGTCCAAATTACTTCTGAAGTGTTGTCCAAGTTTCTCAGAAATATATAAACTGTCTGCTCTAAAAATCTCCTAAGTTTTATTCGTCCATCACAGGAAGGTCGATTTGCTAGAATGTCTGGAAGGAGTGTCAACGCTCCAATCTCACCCATTGCTTTGGTTAGTGATGAAGAAACTGAAGAGTCAATGTTCAAAAAATTTGTCGAGACTAGAGAAAGGATAACTTTAGCCAAAAGGAGACTTGCAATACTGGACCAAACTGAATGGATACTACGAGAGAGAATTATTGAGGTTGACATGAAAACATCCTCGGTGAGAAGAAAGATTGCGAAAATtgatcaagaaataattaataatactaAAACGTCTGCAAGGATCCCCGAAATTGAACGGGACATTAAGGAACTGAATTTTGGGAATGCTCCCTCCATGAGgggaaaaggtaaaataaaagtaaattcaGATGACGAGAGCACTGAATCGTCACCCTacagttgaagaagaaggagagaaGCCTTTGGGTAGATCTAGGTTCATGTAACGCTTCTCTTATGTTTGTCatgttgtttttaaattttttgtaatCAAGAACTACGCGAGACTTGAGCCTATAGGGGGTACGTAGGAAGCTCTTTTCGGGCCTAGTCTCTCTATCAATTTTGGAAGGGTACGTTTAGGTTATCTTATGTAATTCGAACTACGTCGGGCCTGATTTCCTTGGTGGATTCGTAGGCAGCCTACTTAAGGCTCGGTCCTtatctttttgatttttattctCTCTTATTAGTGAATGATTCTGAAGACTTTCACCTACAAAAGCATATGAGTGGGAGAAAATAGCAAGATTCTATGCAAGTCGACCTTTCCAATTCAATTGCAAGaaaaatttctttccatttgagTTCTCCCGttcacccaaaatattttcGTGGATTAATCTGCTTGAAGCAAAATGACACTTGTGTGTTTATTATTATGGCATCTTATTTGCATATCTCgttaaaaaacaaaactaacACATATGTCTTTTGAGTTGTTCTTCTCTACAGGTAAAAACTGATTTGTGTTGAAATCAAACTGGCCGACCATCCCTACTTTACAAGATCTAAAACAGTCATACCATCCCTCCCTGATCATTCTTTGGAGAAAGGCAAGAGCAAAATAACTGGTACTTCTGAAGAAACAGGAATAATGGACGTGACCATCAGAAATGCTGAACTCGCTGATCAGAGTGAGTTGATCTCTCAATTAATGCAACGAATTACAGATATGCAGGAAGAGCTTTAACATACCAAAGATCTGGCCAAATTGGCCATTGCATCGAATGAACCCCCTCTTGAAACTAGAAGACCTCCTCCTCCTTTTCCATCACTGAGTTCCCCATTACCTATTTCCCTACCCATACCACAGGACCAATCACTTCCATCCCTAATCCTCATACCATCGACTTAACTGTATCCAACGCTCATTATGCCAGCACTTCCTACCAAACACCACCACCATTACCAAATCAGAACCAAGCACCTAACACTATTCACTCCCAAAACTTCACACCAACACAACAAATCCCACCCCTAGTCTCCAATAATCCACGTGTTTTGCCTAGTCAGCCCGTGTACCCTTCCGTAACATTCCAAACTCCACCAGCCTATACAATCCCTGAACCATAACCTAGCTTTCCCGTTCAACCGGAGCTGGATCAGTATAAAGAAATAGAGAAGGAGTGGAGGTTGAGAGAAGAAAAACGTGAACAAGAAATGAATATTATGAAGGATGCCATCTCCGAGGCAGTAAAAAGTGTCCAATCTTCGAGGAAGATAACAGGACTTGAGTATGAGGACCTTTGCATTCACCCTGACTTGGAAATACCCGAAGGTtacaaaattccaaaatttgaaaCCTTCAATGGTATTGGGAACCCTATGACTCATCTACGAGCTTATTGTGATAAACTTGTGGGCATCGGGAAAAATGATGCATTGATTATGAGGTTGTTTAGTCGAAGCCTCAGCGGGGAGGCGTTAGAATGATTCACATCTCAAGAACTCCGTCAGTGGTCTACATGGGGGGCTCTGGCCAAAGATTTCTTGGAGAGATTCCAGTTTAATGTCGAAGCTGTCCCTGACAgatattatttggaaaaaatcaaGCAAAAGAACACGGAGGACTATCGTGAATATGCGTGTCGCTGGAGGAAAGAAGCTGCAAAGGTACAACCTGTGATGACTGAAAGCAAAATAACCTCTGCTTTTATTCGAGCTCAGGAGCCTGAGTATTATGAAAGGATGTTGCCTATGATGGGACAGAAGTTTTCGGAGTTGATCAGAATGGGAGAAGCCATAGAAGATGGCCTCAAGTCTGGAAAGGTTACAAGTCTCACTGCCTTGCAGGCCGCCAACAAATCCTCACCATCCATAACCACAGAATTCACtaggaaaaagaaagaggacGTCTGCTGTATCTTTTAGCCCGAGACCAAGGCCGCAAAGGTATTTTGGGTCTGGTTCTGTCATTGGAAACTCCAACCGATTCCCCACCTCAAATATCTACCCACCATCTCCATAAGCTCCAATCCCAATCTACTATGCACAACAGAACTACCAAGCACCACCGCCCATCTACCAAAATCAACCACTAACCTACCAAAATACACTACCAAATCACCAAGCCAATGCACTAGTCTACCAAAATCCCGgacaaaacaacccaaatgcCAACAATCTACCCCGTCCTAACCTCAAAAGAAAGCCTCCCAGAGTTTTCACTCCTTTGGCAGAAACACGTACCCAACTCTTTGAGTGTCTAAGAGCGGCATGATTGATCCAACCAGTAGACGCAAGGGCAATTAATCCCACAACAAAGTTCTTCCGAGCAGATCAACGTTGTGCGTACCATTCTGGAGGGGCATGACATGATACAGAAAGATGTATCAATCTGAAACATAAGATTCAAGACTTGATCGATAACATGGTCATCACTCTCCAAGCCCCTGCCCCCAATGTAAACCTTAACCCATTGCCGAATCATGGAGGAGCCACCATCAACATGATCGAAAGAGACGAAGATTGGCTTGCTAACGGGACTATCAGTGAAGCAGCTGTCAACTCACTTATACCAACAGTGGCCTCATTGACCATAAAGGCCCGTCCAAAGTTTGTTGTAATAACTGCACCTCATCAGGCATTTGCTTTGGTGAAGGAAAGAAGCAATGAACAGTCCGAAAAAAAGTTTGTTGTCCAGGCGGCCACCGCACAAGGGATGACACGTTCTGGAAGGTGCTATATTCCAGAAAAACTAACTCAGGAGACACGGAGAAAGGAGAATAAAAAAAGGCCGATCACAGAGGGTGATGCTGAAGAGTTTTGGCGAAGAATGCAGCCTAAGGAGTATTCCATTGTCAAACATTTGGAGAAGACTCCCGCTCAAATTTCCATTTGG
Proteins encoded in this region:
- the LOC125861619 gene encoding uncharacterized protein LOC125861619, producing MNIMKDAISEAVKSVQSSRKITGLEYEDLCIHPDLEIPEGYKIPKFETFNGIGNPMTHLRAYCDKLVGIGKNDALIMRYYLEKIKQKNTEDYREYACRWRKEAAKVQPVMTESKITSAFIRAQEPEYYERMLPMMGQKFSELIRMGEAIEDGLKSGKVTSLTALQAANKSSPSITTEFTRKKKEDVCCIF